A section of the Pristiophorus japonicus isolate sPriJap1 chromosome 4, sPriJap1.hap1, whole genome shotgun sequence genome encodes:
- the LOC139262464 gene encoding putative nuclease HARBI1, protein MNFLDMTEHQRLRRVRVSCQVMVDICSLLEQNLLPSGSGGHTLPVAVKVITTLNFFATRFFQGSAADISRRSQSAAHRYVTQVQDVIDCTHVPIKAHPDHPAVFVNHKGVHSLNVQLISNYKKIILHVCALSPGSCHDSFVLRQSILSQLFAPLNRLTSWLLGDKGDPLKTWLMRALRRPSNESKECYNQNQFTTRCVIEHAIGMLKMCFRCLNRFGGALQYAPARVSRMIVICCTAHHSTATRIGAAGGARLRAFSEEDEQVEEEEEEEPEVQMAQAAADLAA, encoded by the exons ATgaacttcctggacatgactgaacaccagCGCCTCAGGAGGGTCAGGGTATCATGTCAGGTCATggtagacatttgtagcttgctggaacaaaacCTGCTGCCCAGTGGATctggtggacacaccttaccagtggctgtcaaagtcatcaccaccctcaacttctttgccacgcgtttcttccagggatctgcagcagacatttccaGGAGAtcgcagtcggctgcccacagataCGTCACCCAG GTGCAagatgtcatcgactgcacacatgtgcccATCAAGGCACACCCAGATCACCCAGCAGTGTTCGTGAACCACAAGGgcgtccactccctcaatgtgcagctcatctccaACTACAAAAAGATCATCCTGCATGTGTGTGCTCTATCCCCTGGCAGttgtcatgactctttcgtcctaCGCCAGTCCATCCTCTCTCAGCTCTTTGCACCTCTGAACAGACTTACcagttggctgcttggagacaagggagatccactgaagacatggctgatgagagccttgaggaggccaagcaatgagtccAAGGAGTGCTATAATCAAAACCAGTTCACAACCAGATGTGTAATAGAGCATGCAATCGGAATGCTGAAGATGTGTTTCAGATGTCTTAACAGatttggaggagcccttcagtatgcaccagccagggtctccagaatgattgtCATATGCTGCACTGCACACCATAGCACAGcaacgaggattggagctgcaggaggagcaaggctcaGAGCATTCTCAGAGGAGGATgagcaggtggaggaggaggaggaggaggaacctgaggtgcagATGGCACAAGCAGCAGCAGACCTTGCTGCCTAG